One window of Chlamydiota bacterium genomic DNA carries:
- a CDS encoding 2OG-Fe(II) oxygenase, translating into MNSVNTTSISQSVEEAIQSLDFEKVFKEYWDEDECVFIPDFLPLETISPWVSDAENLSRELNRNYIPKHKKGGSVSHFAIAQRGPALFEFYHSEVFRLFLSRLVKKDLKLCPREDPHGCALYYYTQSGDHIGYHYDTSYYKGARYTVLIGLVQQSSSRLLCRLHTRQEGHLPRDVVLDTLPGSMVIFNGDKVYHAVSPSKEGERRIVFTMEYVTSQEMGKAKRLFSNLKDAFAYFGVKSLFQIFKKS; encoded by the coding sequence TTGAATTCAGTGAATACCACTTCAATATCTCAGTCTGTGGAAGAAGCGATTCAATCTTTAGACTTTGAAAAAGTTTTTAAAGAGTATTGGGACGAGGACGAATGTGTTTTTATCCCTGATTTTTTGCCTTTGGAAACGATATCGCCTTGGGTGAGTGATGCAGAAAATTTGAGTCGAGAGCTGAACCGAAATTATATTCCGAAACATAAAAAGGGAGGGAGCGTCAGTCATTTTGCAATTGCCCAGCGAGGCCCCGCCCTTTTTGAATTCTATCATTCAGAGGTTTTCCGTTTGTTTTTAAGTCGCTTGGTCAAGAAAGATCTTAAACTTTGTCCTCGAGAGGATCCCCATGGCTGTGCCCTTTATTACTATACGCAAAGTGGGGATCATATTGGATATCACTACGATACTTCTTATTATAAGGGAGCGAGATATACTGTTTTAATTGGGCTGGTTCAGCAATCCTCCAGTCGGCTTTTATGCCGGCTTCATACGCGGCAAGAGGGGCATCTTCCTAGAGATGTAGTGTTGGACACCCTTCCAGGGTCCATGGTGATTTTTAATGGAGATAAGGTTTATCATGCGGTAAGCCCGAGCAAAGAAGGGGAACGCCGTATTGTTTTTACAATGGAATATGTAACGAGTCAGGAAATGGGAAAAGCCAAGAGACTTTTTTCAAATTTAAAAGACGCCTTTGCCTATTTTGGTGTAAAATCACTTTTTCAGATTTTTAAAAAGTCCTAG
- a CDS encoding ATP-binding protein, which translates to MKRELYANLIDWKNSQKRKPLLLKGARQVGKTYLLKEFGEKEFLNLHYFNFEKDKRLSSIFEPDLAPQRILSELSLWLKKAINPKTDLIFFDEIQECPKALNSLKYFCEEMGNLAICSAGSLLGVSLSRESFPVGKVEFMNLYPLTFREFLMAQGDERVLNELDKAIEKGHIPGVVHDHLMIFLRHYYFTGGMPSAILSYLSSKEENYSMVELVRKTQSDLVDSFHKDFAKHSGNVNAMHIVSVFENIPLQLSRSLDGSVQRYRFRDVIPRRRGYADFWGPIHWLEKAGLILKVKICIRAELPLESFCKENIFKLYLFDIGLLGCMLDLPADAILAQDYGLMKCFIAENFVAQELTAKGYSPLHAWEERNSEIEFLRVIKGEIVPVEVKSGIRTQAKSLAQFILKYSPKTAIKLSAQPFRKETRGVVRHYPLYMTGYV; encoded by the coding sequence ATGAAGCGAGAACTCTATGCGAATCTAATTGACTGGAAAAATTCTCAGAAGCGTAAGCCTCTCCTTTTAAAGGGGGCAAGGCAAGTCGGAAAAACTTACCTTTTGAAGGAGTTTGGCGAAAAAGAATTTTTGAACCTCCATTATTTTAACTTTGAGAAGGATAAACGGCTTTCTTCTATTTTTGAACCTGACTTAGCTCCCCAAAGAATTCTTTCAGAACTATCGCTTTGGCTCAAAAAAGCAATTAATCCTAAGACCGATCTTATCTTTTTTGATGAGATTCAAGAATGTCCGAAGGCCCTCAATAGCTTGAAATATTTTTGTGAGGAGATGGGCAATCTTGCCATTTGCTCGGCAGGGTCTCTTCTGGGGGTTAGTCTTTCACGTGAGTCCTTCCCCGTAGGCAAGGTTGAATTTATGAATCTCTATCCTCTGACCTTCAGAGAATTTCTCATGGCTCAAGGCGATGAAAGGGTTTTAAATGAACTTGATAAGGCGATCGAAAAGGGTCATATTCCTGGAGTTGTTCATGATCACTTGATGATTTTTTTAAGGCATTACTATTTTACGGGTGGGATGCCCTCAGCTATTCTTTCCTATCTTTCTTCCAAGGAGGAAAATTATTCGATGGTCGAGTTGGTCCGAAAAACCCAATCTGATTTGGTTGATAGTTTTCACAAGGACTTTGCGAAGCATTCGGGCAATGTCAATGCGATGCATATTGTTTCGGTGTTTGAAAATATTCCTCTGCAGCTTTCTCGCTCTCTCGATGGGTCTGTCCAGCGTTATCGATTTCGCGATGTGATTCCCAGGAGAAGAGGATATGCAGATTTTTGGGGGCCTATTCACTGGCTTGAAAAGGCTGGGCTCATCCTCAAGGTGAAGATTTGCATCAGAGCTGAGTTACCCCTGGAATCTTTTTGCAAGGAAAATATTTTCAAGCTTTACCTTTTTGATATCGGCTTATTGGGGTGCATGCTAGATTTGCCGGCCGATGCGATTCTTGCTCAGGACTACGGCCTTATGAAGTGTTTTATCGCGGAAAATTTCGTTGCTCAGGAATTGACTGCCAAAGGGTATTCGCCTCTTCATGCTTGGGAGGAGAGAAACTCTGAAATTGAGTTTTTAAGGGTTATAAAAGGAGAAATTGTTCCAGTTGAAGTAAAATCAGGAATTCGAACGCAGGCCAAGAGTTTGGCGCAGTTCATATTGAAATATTCTCCCAAAACGGCGATCAAGCTCAGTGCTCAACCTTTCAGAAAAGAGACCCGAGGCGTTGTTCGCCACTATCCTCTTTACATGACAGGATACGTTTAG